Proteins encoded by one window of Salvia splendens isolate huo1 chromosome 5, SspV2, whole genome shotgun sequence:
- the LOC121802296 gene encoding uncharacterized protein LOC121802296 isoform X1 yields MLNGTVQPVNDANERSKQTVRPYQSLWLAHWKQTGCDARGVSTSPNASRNEELDYVARKDGLTKGVEDFSRSASGGMTTKRALDIGDDFIKIGRRSLGNNSNLDDQDADALSKLKSLEESFVESSSHVSAEDFGIITNKYDKGKAAASICFRQRTADMRMLKHGQCLEHRQIDLHCERKMISLSQSEYNSDECLRESISCDHCLSMINRVWFPKMQKSPGVRLFPSQSNSSDENGTAKSHIDCHSHLKLQKCGHGLGTMRIDSGVEVQGGTLAGFPRFSQTSHDMLMTKKTHVYAFKETDLFGSKRVITNVNGNFSEDLHSVFPFLGHNKQKVPPFQALSSLKDSEVKEDIRDVKASTVTIRNELSAETDSVDVDSLKEERYKKNLRHSASNSTATTLTKAFNMESNDVSYRKLGQRWMNSELPDINIELPALTGGAASSPPNISPSSSKTVTLERDELLEHPKAKSHFSLDESPHADAGSRWLKRLKLSSNSSIQGGKSPDYASTTPQERRSRLFDSIPRSIMTRSKPNLSKHRGETSVLSEKIRGFELDADRFIENPNDKAEALLLSHAWIQRLLPNGGRKSKRKSGTEAVLEPESSKLALEKLEKEQLPSIAAMALMAKVLTCFQQCELQNKGSYTVWNTQTLL; encoded by the exons ATGCTGAATGGAACTGTGCAACCAGTTAATGATGCTAATGAGAGGAGCAAACAAACTGTCCGACCATACCAATCTCTCTGGCTTGCTCATTGGAAGCAAACAGGCTGCGATGCACGAGGAGTATCTACTAGTCCCAATGCTTCTCGAAACGAGGAACTTGACTATGTTGCTAGGAAAGATGGTTTAACAAAGGGAGTGGAGGATTTTTCACGGTCTGCCAGCGGAGGAATGACTACGAAAAGAGCACTTGATATTGGTGATGATTTCATTAAAATAGGTAGAAGAAGCTTAGGTAATAACAGTAATCTGGATGATCAAGATGCTGATGCCTTGTCCAAGTTGAAATCCTTGGAGGAAAGTTTTGTCGAGTCATCATCTCATGTTTCGGCAGAAGACTTTGGCATTATAACAAACAAGTATGACAAGGGAAAAGCTGCAGCATCTATTTGTTTTAGACAAAGAACTGCTGACATGAGAATGCTGAAGCATGGGCAATGTTTGGAGCACAGGCAAATTGATTTACATTGTGAAAGAAAAATGATATCCCTCTCTCAATCAGAATACAACTCGGATGAATGTTTGAGAGAGAGCATTTCGTGTGATCATTGCTTGTCAATGATCAACCGGGTCTGGTTTCCGAAGATGCAGAAGAGTCCAGGTGTCAGACTGTTTCCAAGTCAGTCCAATTCTTCAGATGAAAATGGAACTGCAAAATCCCATATTGATTGTCACTCTCACCTGAAGTTACAGAAATGTGGTCATGGTTTGGGGACAATGAGAATCGATAGTGGCGTGGAAGTTCAAGGAGGAACACTTGCTGGTTTTCCAAGGTTTTCTCAAACAAGTCATGATATGTTAATGACAAAAAAGACCCATGTCTATGCATTCAAAGAAACTGATCTATTTGGAAGTAAAAGAGTTATTACTAATGTTAATGGAAATTTTTCTGAGGACCTTCATAGTGTATTTCCATTTCTTGGTCATAATAAGCAAAAAGTACCACCATTTCAGGCTTTGAGCAGTTTAAAAGATAGTGAAGTGAAAGAAGACATTAGAGATGTGAAGGCTTCTACGGTTACTATAAGGAACGAATTATCAGCTGAGACAGATTCTGTGGATGTGGACTCTCTGAAAGAGGAGAGATACAAAAAGAACCTGCGGCATTCTG CTTCAAATTCTACTGCAACCACATTAACTAAG GCCTTCAATATGGAGTCAAATGACGTTTCCTATAGAAAACTTGGACAACGATGGATGAATAGTGAGCTACCCGATATCAACATCGAGCTTCCTGCCTTAACTGGTGGTGCAGCTAGTTCGCCACCAAATATATCCCCTAGTTCGTCAAAGACTGTCACTCTGGAGAGAGACGAGCTACTCGAGCATCCCAAAGCGAAGTCCCATTTCAGCCTAGACGAATCTCCACATGCAGATGCTGGCAGCAGATGGCTTAAGCGCCTCAAGCTGAGCTCAAACTCTTCAATTCAAGGTGGAAAGAGCCCAGACTATGCTTCAACCACGCCCCAGGAGAGAAGGAGCAGGCTTTTCGACAGCATTCCTAGAAGCATCATGACAAGGTCAAAACCAAATCTAAGCAAGCACCGTGGCGAAACATCAGTTTTGTCGGAGAAGATCAGGGGCTTTGAGTTAGACGCGGACCGGTTCATAGAGAACCCAAACGACAAGGCCGAAGCGCTACTGCTGTCACATGCTTGGATACAAAGATTGCTGCCCAATGGAGGGAGAAAAAGCAAGAGAAAATCTGGTACAGAAGCTGTTTTAGAACCAGAGAGTTCAAAATTAGCACTGGAGAAACTCGAAAAGGAGCAGTTGCCGAGCATAGCGGCAATGGCGCTGATGGCGAAGGTGCTCACCTGTTTTCAACAATGTGAGCTCCAGAATAAGGGATCTTACACTGTTTGGAACACACAGACTTTGTTATAA
- the LOC121802296 gene encoding F-box protein At2g16365-like isoform X2 has translation MTTKRALDIGDDFIKIGRRSLGNNSNLDDQDADALSKLKSLEESFVESSSHVSAEDFGIITNKYDKGKAAASICFRQRTADMRMLKHGQCLEHRQIDLHCERKMISLSQSEYNSDECLRESISCDHCLSMINRVWFPKMQKSPGVRLFPSQSNSSDENGTAKSHIDCHSHLKLQKCGHGLGTMRIDSGVEVQGGTLAGFPRFSQTSHDMLMTKKTHVYAFKETDLFGSKRVITNVNGNFSEDLHSVFPFLGHNKQKVPPFQALSSLKDSEVKEDIRDVKASTVTIRNELSAETDSVDVDSLKEERYKKNLRHSASNSTATTLTKAFNMESNDVSYRKLGQRWMNSELPDINIELPALTGGAASSPPNISPSSSKTVTLERDELLEHPKAKSHFSLDESPHADAGSRWLKRLKLSSNSSIQGGKSPDYASTTPQERRSRLFDSIPRSIMTRSKPNLSKHRGETSVLSEKIRGFELDADRFIENPNDKAEALLLSHAWIQRLLPNGGRKSKRKSGTEAVLEPESSKLALEKLEKEQLPSIAAMALMAKVLTCFQQCELQNKGSYTVWNTQTLL, from the exons ATGACTACGAAAAGAGCACTTGATATTGGTGATGATTTCATTAAAATAGGTAGAAGAAGCTTAGGTAATAACAGTAATCTGGATGATCAAGATGCTGATGCCTTGTCCAAGTTGAAATCCTTGGAGGAAAGTTTTGTCGAGTCATCATCTCATGTTTCGGCAGAAGACTTTGGCATTATAACAAACAAGTATGACAAGGGAAAAGCTGCAGCATCTATTTGTTTTAGACAAAGAACTGCTGACATGAGAATGCTGAAGCATGGGCAATGTTTGGAGCACAGGCAAATTGATTTACATTGTGAAAGAAAAATGATATCCCTCTCTCAATCAGAATACAACTCGGATGAATGTTTGAGAGAGAGCATTTCGTGTGATCATTGCTTGTCAATGATCAACCGGGTCTGGTTTCCGAAGATGCAGAAGAGTCCAGGTGTCAGACTGTTTCCAAGTCAGTCCAATTCTTCAGATGAAAATGGAACTGCAAAATCCCATATTGATTGTCACTCTCACCTGAAGTTACAGAAATGTGGTCATGGTTTGGGGACAATGAGAATCGATAGTGGCGTGGAAGTTCAAGGAGGAACACTTGCTGGTTTTCCAAGGTTTTCTCAAACAAGTCATGATATGTTAATGACAAAAAAGACCCATGTCTATGCATTCAAAGAAACTGATCTATTTGGAAGTAAAAGAGTTATTACTAATGTTAATGGAAATTTTTCTGAGGACCTTCATAGTGTATTTCCATTTCTTGGTCATAATAAGCAAAAAGTACCACCATTTCAGGCTTTGAGCAGTTTAAAAGATAGTGAAGTGAAAGAAGACATTAGAGATGTGAAGGCTTCTACGGTTACTATAAGGAACGAATTATCAGCTGAGACAGATTCTGTGGATGTGGACTCTCTGAAAGAGGAGAGATACAAAAAGAACCTGCGGCATTCTG CTTCAAATTCTACTGCAACCACATTAACTAAG GCCTTCAATATGGAGTCAAATGACGTTTCCTATAGAAAACTTGGACAACGATGGATGAATAGTGAGCTACCCGATATCAACATCGAGCTTCCTGCCTTAACTGGTGGTGCAGCTAGTTCGCCACCAAATATATCCCCTAGTTCGTCAAAGACTGTCACTCTGGAGAGAGACGAGCTACTCGAGCATCCCAAAGCGAAGTCCCATTTCAGCCTAGACGAATCTCCACATGCAGATGCTGGCAGCAGATGGCTTAAGCGCCTCAAGCTGAGCTCAAACTCTTCAATTCAAGGTGGAAAGAGCCCAGACTATGCTTCAACCACGCCCCAGGAGAGAAGGAGCAGGCTTTTCGACAGCATTCCTAGAAGCATCATGACAAGGTCAAAACCAAATCTAAGCAAGCACCGTGGCGAAACATCAGTTTTGTCGGAGAAGATCAGGGGCTTTGAGTTAGACGCGGACCGGTTCATAGAGAACCCAAACGACAAGGCCGAAGCGCTACTGCTGTCACATGCTTGGATACAAAGATTGCTGCCCAATGGAGGGAGAAAAAGCAAGAGAAAATCTGGTACAGAAGCTGTTTTAGAACCAGAGAGTTCAAAATTAGCACTGGAGAAACTCGAAAAGGAGCAGTTGCCGAGCATAGCGGCAATGGCGCTGATGGCGAAGGTGCTCACCTGTTTTCAACAATGTGAGCTCCAGAATAAGGGATCTTACACTGTTTGGAACACACAGACTTTGTTATAA